CTGTAAGTGCCGGTGTCTACCGGGAATGGGGCAGTCTCAGGGTCGGATGTCTTTGATCAAGAGCATGAGCGTTAGGTCGTCTATGGGGGAAGGCTCGAAGCCCCAGCGCGTGTAGAAACCGGCAGCTCTTCGGTCTTTGGCATGGGCCAGTACCAGACGGAGTTCGGTCAGGTCGGCCACCTCGAGGGTCTTGAGCAGAAAGTGTTTGAGCAGCGCTGCAGCGAGGCCCTTCCCCTGATGCTCGCGGTCGACGGCGAGCCGGCCCAGGAGCATGGCGGGAAGCGGGTCGGGCTGGTTGCGCGCCGCTCGTCCGGTCGCTTCCACCCTGGCTACGACTGCTGTGGCCGATGCGTAGTACCCGACCACGCGGG
This is a stretch of genomic DNA from bacterium. It encodes these proteins:
- a CDS encoding GNAT family N-acetyltransferase; translated protein: MGGTTRDARPATGGQAQDRRVVGRALDPRPSVRPYRGPEPLEASHDVEGFDCGNEALNEWLQRRALRNQRERSSRTWVVTESTRVVGYYASATAVVARVEATGRAARNQPDPLPAMLLGRLAVDREHQGKGLAAALLKHFLLKTLEVADLTELRLVLAHAKDRRAAGFYTRWGFEPSPIDDLTLMLLIKDIRP